DNA sequence from the Atribacteraceae bacterium genome:
ACTATGGACGCGTATCAAGGAACTGGAGAAGGCTGTTTTCGGAAAAGAGAAACCCGGACGCCGCAACGGACACTCCAACGTTCCGTGACGGTTTCTGGCTATGGGCTGCATGGGGGAGCGGCAGTCACCGCGACGCTCAAGCCCGCGCCAGCGGATCACGGCGTCGTTTTTCAAGTCCGCTCTGGAGGACGAAAGACCGAGATTCCGGCCCTGGTCCAATATCTGCTCCCCAGTGAACGATCGACGGCCCTTGCTCGGGCCGGGGCTGCAATTGGTACTGTTGAACACTTATTGGCCACGTGTCGGGGAATGGGTGTAGACAATTGCCTGGTGGAAGTCTTTGGCGATGAATTGCCCGGCTTTGACGGCTCGTGTCGGATCTGGCGGCAGGCGATGGTTGATGCGGGATGGAGGGAACTTCCGAAGTACCGGAAAGAGTTGGTGGTGGAGAAACCACTGATGGTTTCCCAAGACGATTCCTGTCTGTGTATTTCTCCCGCACCGGTGTTCGGTGTACGGTTTTTGCTTGATTATTCCCCCAGTTCCACTCGGCTCCAATGGGTTTCCTGCATCGAACAGGACGGGTATTTCGATGGGC
Encoded proteins:
- a CDS encoding UDP-3-O-acyl-N-acetylglucosamine deacetylase, which encodes MTVSGYGLHGGAAVTATLKPAPADHGVVFQVRSGGRKTEIPALVQYLLPSERSTALARAGAAIGTVEHLLATCRGMGVDNCLVEVFGDELPGFDGSCRIWRQAMVDAGWRELPKYRKELVVEKPLMVSQDDSCLCISPAPVFGVRFLLDYSPSSTRLQWVSCIEQDGYFDGLAQARTFAFRWEVADILRYGLGQGVRDQAFLVGEAGEDPANLRMPGEASYHKIVDIIGDIMLTGIRIRGEFVGIRSGHALNHRLAALLASGLNDEKP